DNA sequence from the Spirochaetota bacterium genome:
AGCGGGTTTCGATCCGAACACCGGTGCTGATCTCTGGTCGTATGACGGCTGGCAGTGCACGATACCCATATCGTTCCCGCTCGCTGTCGGCGACGGGAAATTCTTCATCACCGCCGGGTACGGTGCGGGCTCGGTCATGATACAGGTGAAAAAGAGCGGGTCGTCATTTTCCGTTTCGAAAGTGTTCGCAACACAGGATTGCGGGGCACAGATACATCTCCCGCTCTTCATCAACGGCTATCTCTATGCGCACAGCAATGACAACAGCCGCCGTGACGGACTTGTATGCCTCTCGCTTGACGGCGAGAAGAAATGGGGCACCGGGAAGGAGCCGAATTTCGAGAAGGGCGGCATGCTCTCTGCGGACGGCGTCATCTACAGCGTCGACGGTGACAGCGGTATACTCTATATCATCGACCCCTCGCCGGACGGCTATAAACCGCTTGCGCAGGCGAAAGTGCTTACAACGAAGACGGCGTGGGCGCCGCTCGCGATAGCCAACGGCAAGCTGTATCTCCGCGACCAAAAGACGATATACTGCGTATCGATAGCGCAGTAACGGATACCCTACTCGGACGTATCCCCGGTCGCCACATCGACAGTAATGGAAATGCCGTCCGCGGTCACGGTCACCGTGCGCGTGCCGCTCATGGAGAGCGCCGCCGAGCGGTCTATCGTCCGTGTGCCGCGCGGTCCCGTATAGGTCCCGAGCAGCGTCATCGCGATGGTGCCAGTGAACGCCGCGTATACGACGCCGTCTGCTGACACGCTCCGCTTTACATCGAGGGCGCTGAATGTCTGCGTCGTTGTCCAATCGCCGGTGTAGAGCGATGACCCCGTTGCATGGTTCGACGCCGTGCGCGAACCGCTCAGGGTAACACCCTGTGAACCGTCATTGATGCCGGTGGCCGTGAACACGGTCGCCGTCGACATGGTACGCTCGATGGCACGCCTGATGTTATTGAGCGAAACCGCGGACGCCCGGCTGTACTTGAGCGAGCGTATGGACGCGTTCGCCGCGTCGCCGAGCGATTTCGCGACATTGGGGAGCGGCACCGGTACGCCGCTGGCGTCCAGTGTCGTGAAGAACCAGACATATATGGTTGCCGACTGTATCGTCCCGCTGTAGCGCCCCGGTATGGATACACCGAGATTCGACACGGTGCGCTTGTAGCCGTTGGTCGTCGCATCCCAGCTGAAACCGGTGAGCGTGCCGTTGGAAGCGGTTATCTGTACCGTTGCCGACACGGTCGTAGTGCTCGTGCCTGAATCACCGCCGATGAAAAGATTCATGGTATCGTTCACTTCGGTGGCGGTGCCATTCTCCTGGCTGGCGAAGTCTTCGGCCAGTTCGTTCGCGACGAATGCCTCATCGGACAGGCTGCAGGAGATGAATGTGAGCGCGGCGAGCGCCGCAGCAAGAAAATATTTCATCGAGATCCCTCCTTCGGGGAAAATGGAATTACCTGAATGTACCCCGCATCCCGGGGATTTGTTACAGGGTACTATCGATGCCTAGCCGCAGATGACTGCCCGCGATCGGGGAAAGGATCAAGATCTGCGTTCGATGATATACCGCGCAAGGCCGGTCAGCTGTTCGGCGCCTTTGCACGAGGCTATCGCTTCGAGGGCTGCGTCCACCGCGGCGGCCGCTTTCTTCTGCGCGCCGTCCAGCCCAAAGAATTTCACATACGTCGATTTATCGTTCTTCTCATCGCTCCCGACGGGCTTTCCAAGGGACGCAGTGTCGCTCGTTACATCGAGTATGTCGTCCTGGATCTGGAAGGCGAGGCCTATCGCTTCGCCGTAACGGGTGAGCGCTGTGAGCGTGTCGTCATCCGCACCCCCCGCAACGGCCCCGATGCGTACCGCGGCGCGTATGAGCGCCCCCGTTTTGAGCGCATGTATCGATGTGAGCAGTTCGAACGCGATCGCGCTCCCCTCGTTGCACAGGTCAAGGAATTGCCCGCCCACCATACCGCTGCATCCCGCGGCATCTGCCAATTCGCCTGTCACCGCACGCACCGCGCTGTCCGAAAGCGGCGATCGTGCTGCGAGCGAAAAGGCGTACGTGAGAAGCGCATCGCCCACGAGTATGGCGTTCCCCTCGCCGTAGCGGATATGCACCGTGGGCTTGCCGCGGCGAAGTTCATCATCGTCCATGGCAGGGAGATCGTCATGTACGAGTGAGTAGGTATGGATGAGCTCAAGCGCGCATGCCGTGTCGAGCACGGATGCATCCGCACCGCCGAACGTATCGTTCACCATGAGCACGAGCACGGGGCGCAGGCGCTTGCCGCCGGCATCGATAGGATAGCGCATCATTCTGTAGAACGGCGCGAGATGAGGCGGTGCATCGGTAAAAAGCCTCGACAGATGCGCTTCGACGGATCTCTGTTTCAGCGAATAATAGGACTTAAAATCCGTCATTTATTGTTTATCGTCAGCCCCGGCCAGGAATCGGTGCGGAACGGTGAGGCGGGGAGATACGCCGTGTTGTACAGCGACACATCGGGATTGTTCGCCCAGCCGTAGCGCACTGCCACCGGGTTCGGCACGCGCGGGCTCTTTACGACCACGGTATTCGATTCGATGACGGCTGTCGCCCAGTGGAATTTCTTATCATCACCGGCGATGCTGAACCCGTAGAGATCGTTCGTGCCGTATACGGAAAGACCGCCGGATACATAGTCAAAATTGATGCGTATCGCGGAACCCTCGACGGACATGGAGCGATAGAGGGGCCCCGAGCTCGATACACGCATACCGTAGATATTCTTAAGCGCGGGATACGCGAGACGTCTGCCCACCGCCTGTTTGTTCCAGGGATGTATGTTCGACGCTTCGCCGACATCGATGATGACGGCCATGGCGGTCGCCGGGAGCGAGAGCGTCATCGTCTGCGCTTCACGGAGCTCCGCCCATGCGCATTCCCCCGGTGCCGGTGTCTTCGCCATATAGTTCGCGAGCTGCACGAAATAGAACGGGAAATCGCCGATGCCCCAGCGCTTACGCCAGTCCTTTATCATCGCGGCGAAGAGCTTGCGGTATTGATACGCGCGCCCGGCATTCGATTCGCCCTGATACCACACGGCGCCGCGTATGACGAAATTGGTGAGCGGTGCTATCATCGCATTGAAGAGCGACGAAGGGATGTTCTGCGGACGTGATATGTCCGCGGGACCGACCGGCCGCTGCCCGCGCGGCTCACGGGGCTTTGCCTGCATTTCGATGAAGTATCTCCAGGTGCCGGTAAGCGCTATCGCATCCTTCGGTGCATCTTTCGGGAATATCTTCATCTCGCCCGCCGGGCCTACCAATCCGCCGCCGCCGTAATTATCGAATGCGCGGACGGCGATGATCGCCTTCCCCTGCTTCACCTGCGTTGCGGGAACGGAGTAGCGTCGCGGGTATGCCCACCAGTTCGTCACGTTCGTGCCGGTGGCGCCCACCTCGAAATTATTGAAATAGGTCACATCGAAATCATCAACGGCGCCGATGGCAAGCACGAGGTCTTTATTGTTCCACGATGCGGGGATATCGATGGTCTTTCTGAACCAGAGCGCACCGTCGATGGCAAGCCCTGCGTTTTCCCAGGCCTGCGGGAGCATCATGGTCTGCCACGATGCGTCGTCGAGGTCTGCGCGGGCATAGCCCCTGCCGAAACCTTTATTGCCCGGGTCCTTCAGGCGCTGCGAATCCTCCCAGGCGGCGAGCTTCTTCTGATAGACGATCATCTCCTGTTTATTGTCCTTCTTCGTGAGCGCGTTCGTCATCTGGACAAAACGCGTTCTGAATATCGCGAGTTCCGGATCGTCATCGAATCCTTCCATGCTCGTCCACGATTCTGCCGGCGTGCCGCCCCATGAGGTGTGAACGAGCCCTACGGGCACCTTGAGCCGTTCATGGAGCTCACGGCCGAAATAGAAGAGCGTCGCCGAGAAACCGCCGACATTGCTCGGCGAGCAGGATGCCCAGCCGATGACATCCGCATCGTTGGTGGGCGACATGAGCACTTTCTTTTTTACGGTGAACAATCTGAGCGCCGGGAAGTTGGCGTTCGATATCTCATTGGAGAAATCGATGGTGCGTATCACCGGCCATTCCATGTTCGACTGCCCGGAGCCGATCCACACCTCGCCGAAGAGCACGTTCGTGAGCGTAATGGTATTCGAGCCTTTCACCGTCACCGTGAACGGTCCGCCGGCGGGACGCGGTTTGAGAACGGCGGTGAAGCTGCCGTCGTCCGCGGCTGTCACCGATACGGTCTCCTTGCCGATGGTAACGCTCACGCTCTCGCCGGGTGCGGCGAAGCCGAAAACACGTACGGGCTTTTCGCGCTGGAAGACCATATTATTGCCGAATATCGACGGGAGTGAAACGGCAGGGAAGGCGGAAGAAGCGACTAGGAGAGAGAGGATGACCGGGAGCATATGGCGGGATATCATAACCAACTCCTCACGAATGATGGTGTGATTATATCGCTAAAATCACATGACGCAAGGCCTGGCGCCGGAAGCAATGATCACGCATGATAAAGTGCATTTATCGTACGAGATAGTATGTTTTTCGCATCCGAGAGCACTCACCCCCGCGGGTCCCCCTTCTCTCACCATTCTGCTCGTTTCAGATGGTGGTAAACGGCGAATAGGTTCTCATCAGGAGCGCCGTAATCGATATCAGTGATGTTGAGGGAAAGCCGATGCCATTGACCCTTCGTTGTATCAAGCAACGCGTAAATCTTCTCACCGACTTGTGCCGGAGAACCGTTATTCATGATTTTAGCGTCAATGATCTGAGAAATATCTGCCTCGGGAAATCCAGCCATCGCCTTTCGCGTATTGGAATCATGCCCGATATCGAGCGTCTTAATCTTTGGCGAAAGCTGCCGATACAGACCGATGTAGTCATCGAGCCTTCCGCAATGATGGATCGAAAAATCCCAATGCTGTGCTGTGCATACGTCGGCGATCTCGCGATCCATCGGCAACAGCCATTCCGCATAGGTTTGGGGGCCCACGAGGGGAATGGTGCAATTGAAAATCATGCATCCTGCAGCATTCAATGCCAGCTGCTTTAAAATCAGGTTGGAACTGAAATCCAGAACTGCCCGGGCTTTCTCCGGCGATTCGAACATATCGACGAAGAGGGCATCTCCCCGCAAAATGACCGCTTCATTTAAAACGCCGCGGATCGGCACGGCTGGTATAATGTCTGTGTTAAAACGGCGATTCATGTAGTGGATCTGTCGGGCCAGTTCGTTGTATGGATAGACCGACCACAGATCATCAGGCACACGCAGGGCTGCAGTTTCTTCTTCCGGCAGGTGATGTCCTTGCGGACAATTATCGATGGGGTATTCCACCTTAGCGCCGACTAATGCGGAGGTAATGGCATTTTGCCAATCCGGCAAAACAGGATACGGCTGGGGGGATTCTTCTCCAATATGGATGGTGCTGAAACGCTTGTGTAATAAGCGTCGCATCTCCTGGTGCATGGCTATCCTGTAGTCCGGATCCTTGATCATTTTCTCGCCATATTCGATGCCATAGTTGCGATACCACCACGATGGCATGAAATTGAATTTAACGCTCTGTATGCAGAGTGAATCGTTAATTGCCGCACTGAACCACATAAAGTCTCCTGTCACTATAATATGACCGGGAAACTCTCAGGGCTTGCAGAATTCCATAGGGTGAAATTGTATACATTAAGGAGACGAGAGATGATTGAACACAATCAGTATCGTTGGTTGGAATACGAGTTGTGAAGTAGCGAAGTGCAGTAAAAAGATGCAGATTGTCGAATATGCGCGGCGGGGGGGCAAGG
Encoded proteins:
- a CDS encoding polyprenyl synthetase family protein, which gives rise to MTDFKSYYSLKQRSVEAHLSRLFTDAPPHLAPFYRMMRYPIDAGGKRLRPVLVLMVNDTFGGADASVLDTACALELIHTYSLVHDDLPAMDDDELRRGKPTVHIRYGEGNAILVGDALLTYAFSLAARSPLSDSAVRAVTGELADAAGCSGMVGGQFLDLCNEGSAIAFELLTSIHALKTGALIRAAVRIGAVAGGADDDTLTALTRYGEAIGLAFQIQDDILDVTSDTASLGKPVGSDEKNDKSTYVKFFGLDGAQKKAAAAVDAALEAIASCKGAEQLTGLARYIIERRS
- a CDS encoding sialate O-acetylesterase — protein: MISRHMLPVILSLLVASSAFPAVSLPSIFGNNMVFQREKPVRVFGFAAPGESVSVTIGKETVSVTAADDGSFTAVLKPRPAGGPFTVTVKGSNTITLTNVLFGEVWIGSGQSNMEWPVIRTIDFSNEISNANFPALRLFTVKKKVLMSPTNDADVIGWASCSPSNVGGFSATLFYFGRELHERLKVPVGLVHTSWGGTPAESWTSMEGFDDDPELAIFRTRFVQMTNALTKKDNKQEMIVYQKKLAAWEDSQRLKDPGNKGFGRGYARADLDDASWQTMMLPQAWENAGLAIDGALWFRKTIDIPASWNNKDLVLAIGAVDDFDVTYFNNFEVGATGTNVTNWWAYPRRYSVPATQVKQGKAIIAVRAFDNYGGGGLVGPAGEMKIFPKDAPKDAIALTGTWRYFIEMQAKPREPRGQRPVGPADISRPQNIPSSLFNAMIAPLTNFVIRGAVWYQGESNAGRAYQYRKLFAAMIKDWRKRWGIGDFPFYFVQLANYMAKTPAPGECAWAELREAQTMTLSLPATAMAVIIDVGEASNIHPWNKQAVGRRLAYPALKNIYGMRVSSSGPLYRSMSVEGSAIRINFDYVSGGLSVYGTNDLYGFSIAGDDKKFHWATAVIESNTVVVKSPRVPNPVAVRYGWANNPDVSLYNTAYLPASPFRTDSWPGLTINNK
- a CDS encoding uroporphyrinogen decarboxylase family protein, which produces MWFSAAINDSLCIQSVKFNFMPSWWYRNYGIEYGEKMIKDPDYRIAMHQEMRRLLHKRFSTIHIGEESPQPYPVLPDWQNAITSALVGAKVEYPIDNCPQGHHLPEEETAALRVPDDLWSVYPYNELARQIHYMNRRFNTDIIPAVPIRGVLNEAVILRGDALFVDMFESPEKARAVLDFSSNLILKQLALNAAGCMIFNCTIPLVGPQTYAEWLLPMDREIADVCTAQHWDFSIHHCGRLDDYIGLYRQLSPKIKTLDIGHDSNTRKAMAGFPEADISQIIDAKIMNNGSPAQVGEKIYALLDTTKGQWHRLSLNITDIDYGAPDENLFAVYHHLKRAEW